One Cicer arietinum cultivar CDC Frontier isolate Library 1 chromosome 8, Cicar.CDCFrontier_v2.0, whole genome shotgun sequence DNA segment encodes these proteins:
- the LOC101489163 gene encoding hexokinase-1-like, which translates to MEKVVVGAAVVCAAAAAFAAATVVYQQRKGSSGKWGMAEDIVKRFGEECGTPIEKLKKVAEAMVFEMNKGLASEGGSKLKMLISFVDNLPSGNEKGMFYALDLGGTNFRALRVQLGGKEKGVANVESEEVSIPPHLMTGSAHELFDFIATSLAKFVNSEPEEFHPPPGRKRELGFTFSFPIRQTSISSGTLIKWSKGFNIQDVVGEDVVGELTKSLEKIGLDMRVAALINDTVGTVAKARFSNQDVVAGVILGTGTNAAYLEHTNAIPKGHGLLPKSEEMVINMEWGNFCSSDLPLTEYDQALDAASLNPGEQIYEKIISGMYLGDIVRRVLLKLAEQADFFGDNVPPKLRIPFILRTPDMSAMHHDTSSDLKVVENKLRAIFEIHNTSLKRRKIVVELCDIVSVRGARLAAAGIFGILKKLGRDTVKAGEKQKSVIALDGGLFEHYTKFRSCMESTLKELLGDEVAKTIGIEHSNDGSGIGAALLAAAQSKYSGGEES; encoded by the exons ATGGAAAAAGTTGTTGTAGGAGCTGCGGTGGTTTGTGCGGCTGCGGCGGCGTTTGCGGCTGCTACGGTGGTGTACCAACAAAGAAAAGGGTCATCTGGAAAGTGGGGTATGGCTGAGGATATTGTGAAGAGGTTTGGTGAAGAGTGTGGGACCCCAATTGAGAAGTTGAAGAAAGTTGCTGAAGCTATGGTTTTTGAAATGAATAAAGGTCTTGCATCTGAAGGTGGTAGCAAGCTCAAGATGTTGATCTCATTTGTTGACAATCTTCCATCTGG GAATGAGAAAGGAATGTTTTATGCATTGGACCTTGGTGGCACAAACTTTCGTGCCCTTCGTGTGCAATTAGGTGGAAAAGAGAAAGGTGTCGCCAACGTAGAGTCCGAAGAAGTTTCGATTCCTCCTCATTTAATGACCGGTTCTGCGCAT GAATTGTTCGATTTTATCGCGACATCTCTTGCAAAGTTTGTTAATTCTGAGCCTGAAGAGTTTCATCCTCCCCCCGGAAGAAAAAGGGAATTGGGTTTTACCTTCTCATTTCCGATCAGACAaacatcgatttcatctgggacTCTAATAAAGTGGAGTAAGGGTTTCAACATCCAGGATGTG GTCGGAGAAGATGTGGTGGGCGAACTAACCAAGTCCTTGGAAAAAATCGGCCTTGATATGCGTGTTGCAGCTCTA ATCAATGATACTGTTGGAACGGTAGCGAAAGCCAGATTCAGCAACCAGGATGTCGTTGCCGGAGTAATTCTTGGTACCGGAACAAATGCAGCATATTTAGAGCATACAAATGCAATTCCAAAAGGGCACGGTCTTTTACCGAAATCCGAAGAGATG GTTATAAACATGGAGTGGGGTAATTTTTGTTCATCCGATCTTCCTTTAACAGAATATGATCAAGCTCTTGATGCGGCGAGCTTAAACCCTGGAGAACAG ATTTATGAAAAGATAATTTCTGGTATGTATTTGGGAGACATTGTAAGGAGGGTATTACTAAAATTGGCCGAACAAGCCGATTTTTTTGGAGATAATGTTCCTCCTAAGTTGAGAATTCCTTTCATACTTAG GACACCTGATATGTCAGCTATGCATCATGATACATCTTCAGATCTGAAGGTGGTTGAAAACAAATTGAGAGCTATATTCGAG ATCCATAACACATCACTAAAAAGGAGGAAGATAGTTGTGGAACTCTGCGATATTGTTTCTGTTCGGGGGGCCCGCCTTGCCGCTGCTGGTATTTTTGGCATCCTAAAGAAATTGGGAAGAGACACGGTAAAGGCCGGGGAGAAACAAAAATCAGTGATAGCATTGGATGGTGGATTATTTGAACACTACACGAAATTCAGATCATGCATGGAGAGTACGCTAAAGGAGTTGTTAGGAGATGAAGTAGCCAAGACAATCGGCATCGAGCATTCAAATGACGGCTCTGGAATTGGAGCAGCCCTTCTTGCTGCTGCTCAGTCCAAATATTCGGGAGGGGAAGAGTCGTAA
- the LOC101488594 gene encoding uncharacterized protein isoform X2, whose protein sequence is MTKESTQSYIKLQIFILFFTYANSQTQLLYDQEHETLMKIKNYFHNPFFLSHWTSSNSSHCSWPEIICKNDSITSLSMINTNITQTLPIFLCDLKNLTHIDFQLNYIPKEFPKSLYNCSKLEYLDLSMNFFVGKIPDDIDRLSNLRHLSLGGNNFSGDIPMSIGKLKKLKSLELYQCQFNGTISDEIGNLVDLETLKMFSNSMLPNTTKFPSSITKLKKLRVFHMYDSNLFGEIPETIGEMMDLEYLDLSGNFLSGKIPNGLFSLKNLSILYLYKNNLSGEIPEVVEASELTVFDLSMNNLTGKIPDDFGKLEKLNYFCLFMNQLSGEVPESIGRLPALTDFIVFQNNLSGTFSQDFGRYSKLETFQVASNSFTGNLPHNLCYHGKFVGLTAYDNSLSGELPKSLGSCSSLQYLRVENNEFSGNIPNGLWTSMNLSAIMLSENKFTGELPERLSRKLSTVAVSYNRFSGRIPDGVSSWKNVVKFNASHNFFNGSIPLNLTSLPQLTTLLLDHNQFTGSLPSDIISWKSLVTLNLSNNQLSGDIPDAICQLPALNILDLSENKISGQVPPQLAPLRLTNLNLSSNYLTGRIPSDFENLVYATSFLNNSGLCVDTLVLNLTLCNSSPKRRTSDSSKSLTMIIILVILASLTALLSILLMVRFYRKRKQDLKRSWKLTSFQRLSFTKSNIVSSMKENNIIGSGGFGAVYRVAVDGLGYVAVKKIWGSSRKLEQKLVDSFLAEVEILSNIRHNNIVKLMCCISSDDSLLLVYEYMENQSLDRWLHKKSQLLSSTVSGTVHHNNIIDWPKRLHIAIGAAQGLCYMHNDCSPPIVHRDVKTSNILLDSQFNAKVADFGLAKILIKPEELATMSAVAGTFGYIAPGENKNQNKYLLWTYNINKKNMLKRYESMRR, encoded by the exons ATGACAAAAGAATCTACACAATCATATATCAAATTACAAATCTTCATTCTCTTTTTCACCTATGCAAATTCTCAAACTCAATTATTATATGATCAAGAACATGAAACcctaatgaaaataaaaaattattttcataatccATTTTTCCTAAGTCATTGGACTTCATCAAATTCATCTCATTGTTCATGGCCAGAAATCATTTGCAAAAATGATTCAATCACTTCACTTTCTATGATTAACACAAACATTACTCAAACATTACCAATTTTTCTATGTGACCTAAAAAACCTAACTCACATTGATTTTCAACTTAATTACATTCCAAAAGAGTTTCCAAAATCACTTTACAATTGTTCAAAGCTTGAGTACCTTGATCTCTCAATGAATTTTTTCGTCGGTAAGATTCCCGATGACATCGATCGGTTGTCGAATTTGCGCCATCTTAGCCTTGGTGGGAACAATTTTTCAGGTGATATTCCAATGAGTATTGGAAAATTGAAGAAACTGAAAAGTCTTGAACTTTATCAGTGTCAATTCAATGGTACTATTTCTGATGAAATTGGTAATTTGGTAGATCTTGAAACTTTAAAAATGTTTTCAAATAGTATGCTTCCTAATACAACTAAGTTTCCATCTAGTATTACCAAGTTGAAGAAATTAAGGGTTTTTCATATGTATGACTCTAACTTGTTTGGTGAAATTCCTGAAACAATTGGAGAAATGATGGATTTGGAGTATTTGGATTTATCAGGAAATTTTTTGAGTGGAAAAATTCCAAATGGTTTGTTCAGTTTGAAGAATCTTAGCATACTTTATCTTTACAAGAATAATCTTTCTGGAGAGATACCTGAAGTGGTTGAAGCATCTGAGTTAACGGTTTTCGATCTTTCGATGAATAATCTCACTGGAAAAATACCAGATGATTTTGGAAAACTTGAAAAGCTAAACTATTTCTGTTTGTTTATGAATCAACTATCCGGAGAGGTACCGGAAAGTATCGGTCGGCTGCCTGCTCTGACTGATTTTAtcgtttttcaaaataatttatcagGTACTTTTTCTCAAGATTTTGGTAGGTACTCAAAACTTGAAACTTTTCAGGTTGCATCTAACAGTTTCACAGGAAATTTGCCTCATAATTTGTGTTATCATGGAAAGTTTGTTGGTTTAACTGCTTATGACAATAGCCTAAGTGGCGAGTTGCCGAAATCTTTAGGTAGTTGTAGCAGTTTACAGTATCTGAGAGTTGAGAATAATGAGTTTTCTGGTAACATTCCTAATGGTTTATGGACATCTATGAACTTGTCAGCAATTATGTTAAGTGAGAACAAGTTCACTGGTGAGCTTCCTGAAAGATTGTCTCGGAAACTATCGACAGTCGCCGTTAGTTACAATCGGTTTTCTGGTAGAATTCCGGATGGAGTGTCGTCTTGGAAGAATGTTGTGAAGTTCAATGCTAGTCACAACTTTTTCAATGGAAGTATACCATTGAATTTAACATCTCTTCCTCAGTTAACGACACTTCTACTTGATCACAACCAGTTCACCGGTTCGCTTCCATCAGATATAATTTCATGGAAGTCCTTAGTAACACTAAATTTGAGCAATAATCAATTGTCTGGAGATATACCCGATGCAATTTGTCAGTTACCTGCTCTTAACATATTGGACTTATCAGAAAACAAAATCTCTGGTCAAGTTCCACCTCAACTAGCTCCTCTGAGACTCACAAATCTTAATTTATCTTCAAATTATTTGACAGGAAGGATTCCGAGCGATTTCGAAAACCTTGTGTATGCCACAAGCTTTCTGAATAATTCGGGTCTATGTGTTGATACCTTGGTACTAAACCTTACTTTGTGTAATTCTAGTCCTAAAAGGAGAACAAGTGATTCATCAAAATCACTTACAATGATCATAATCCTTGTGATATTAGCTTCTTTAACCGCTCTCTTGTCGATACTCTTGATGGTGAGATTTTACAGAAAAAGAAAGCAAGATCTGAAAAGGTCATGGAAGCTTACTTCCTTTCAGAGGCTGAGTTTCACAAAATCAAACATTGTGTCGTCgatgaaagaaaataatatcattGGTAGTGGTGGATTTGGCGCTGTGTATCGTGTCGCTGTCGATGGTTTAGGCTATGTTGCAGTGAAAAAGATTTGGGGTAGCAGCAGAAAGTTAGAGCAGAAGCTTGTGGATTCATTTCTTGCAGAAGTTGAAATACTGAGCAATATTCGGCATAACAACATTGTGAAGTTGATGTGTTGTATCTCAAGTGATGATTCTCTACTACTTGTATATGAGTATATGGAAAATCAAAGCCTCGATAGGTGGCTGCACAAGAAAAGTCAGCTGCTATCATCCACTGTGTCGGGTACAGTCCATCATAACAACATCATCGATTGGCCGAAGAGATTGCATATAGCCATTGGAGCTGCACAAGGTTTGTGCTACATGCACAACGATTGCTCTCCACCTATTGTTCATCGAGACGTGAAAACAAGTAACATTCTTTTGGATTCTCAATTCAATGCAAAAGTTGCGGATTTCGGTCTGGCCAAGATATTGATCAAGCCGGAAGAACTTGCCACCATGTCAGCTGTGGCTGGAACATTTGGCTATATTGCTCCAGGTGAAAACAAGAATCAAAATAAGTACTTACTTTGGACttataatattaacaaaaag AATATGCTCAAACGATACGAGTCAATGAGAAGATAG
- the LOC101488594 gene encoding uncharacterized protein isoform X1, with amino-acid sequence MTKESTQSYIKLQIFILFFTYANSQTQLLYDQEHETLMKIKNYFHNPFFLSHWTSSNSSHCSWPEIICKNDSITSLSMINTNITQTLPIFLCDLKNLTHIDFQLNYIPKEFPKSLYNCSKLEYLDLSMNFFVGKIPDDIDRLSNLRHLSLGGNNFSGDIPMSIGKLKKLKSLELYQCQFNGTISDEIGNLVDLETLKMFSNSMLPNTTKFPSSITKLKKLRVFHMYDSNLFGEIPETIGEMMDLEYLDLSGNFLSGKIPNGLFSLKNLSILYLYKNNLSGEIPEVVEASELTVFDLSMNNLTGKIPDDFGKLEKLNYFCLFMNQLSGEVPESIGRLPALTDFIVFQNNLSGTFSQDFGRYSKLETFQVASNSFTGNLPHNLCYHGKFVGLTAYDNSLSGELPKSLGSCSSLQYLRVENNEFSGNIPNGLWTSMNLSAIMLSENKFTGELPERLSRKLSTVAVSYNRFSGRIPDGVSSWKNVVKFNASHNFFNGSIPLNLTSLPQLTTLLLDHNQFTGSLPSDIISWKSLVTLNLSNNQLSGDIPDAICQLPALNILDLSENKISGQVPPQLAPLRLTNLNLSSNYLTGRIPSDFENLVYATSFLNNSGLCVDTLVLNLTLCNSSPKRRTSDSSKSLTMIIILVILASLTALLSILLMVRFYRKRKQDLKRSWKLTSFQRLSFTKSNIVSSMKENNIIGSGGFGAVYRVAVDGLGYVAVKKIWGSSRKLEQKLVDSFLAEVEILSNIRHNNIVKLMCCISSDDSLLLVYEYMENQSLDRWLHKKSQLLSSTVSGTVHHNNIIDWPKRLHIAIGAAQGLCYMHNDCSPPIVHRDVKTSNILLDSQFNAKVADFGLAKILIKPEELATMSAVAGTFGYIAPEYAQTIRVNEKIDVYSFGVVLLELTTGKEANHGDEYSSLAEWAWRHIQIGSNIEDLLDDDAAEPSNLEEMCSIFKLGVMCTSTLPASRPSMKEVLKILVNCKDPHANVEKVVSIYDAVPLLKNLKWEKQVEYSA; translated from the exons ATGACAAAAGAATCTACACAATCATATATCAAATTACAAATCTTCATTCTCTTTTTCACCTATGCAAATTCTCAAACTCAATTATTATATGATCAAGAACATGAAACcctaatgaaaataaaaaattattttcataatccATTTTTCCTAAGTCATTGGACTTCATCAAATTCATCTCATTGTTCATGGCCAGAAATCATTTGCAAAAATGATTCAATCACTTCACTTTCTATGATTAACACAAACATTACTCAAACATTACCAATTTTTCTATGTGACCTAAAAAACCTAACTCACATTGATTTTCAACTTAATTACATTCCAAAAGAGTTTCCAAAATCACTTTACAATTGTTCAAAGCTTGAGTACCTTGATCTCTCAATGAATTTTTTCGTCGGTAAGATTCCCGATGACATCGATCGGTTGTCGAATTTGCGCCATCTTAGCCTTGGTGGGAACAATTTTTCAGGTGATATTCCAATGAGTATTGGAAAATTGAAGAAACTGAAAAGTCTTGAACTTTATCAGTGTCAATTCAATGGTACTATTTCTGATGAAATTGGTAATTTGGTAGATCTTGAAACTTTAAAAATGTTTTCAAATAGTATGCTTCCTAATACAACTAAGTTTCCATCTAGTATTACCAAGTTGAAGAAATTAAGGGTTTTTCATATGTATGACTCTAACTTGTTTGGTGAAATTCCTGAAACAATTGGAGAAATGATGGATTTGGAGTATTTGGATTTATCAGGAAATTTTTTGAGTGGAAAAATTCCAAATGGTTTGTTCAGTTTGAAGAATCTTAGCATACTTTATCTTTACAAGAATAATCTTTCTGGAGAGATACCTGAAGTGGTTGAAGCATCTGAGTTAACGGTTTTCGATCTTTCGATGAATAATCTCACTGGAAAAATACCAGATGATTTTGGAAAACTTGAAAAGCTAAACTATTTCTGTTTGTTTATGAATCAACTATCCGGAGAGGTACCGGAAAGTATCGGTCGGCTGCCTGCTCTGACTGATTTTAtcgtttttcaaaataatttatcagGTACTTTTTCTCAAGATTTTGGTAGGTACTCAAAACTTGAAACTTTTCAGGTTGCATCTAACAGTTTCACAGGAAATTTGCCTCATAATTTGTGTTATCATGGAAAGTTTGTTGGTTTAACTGCTTATGACAATAGCCTAAGTGGCGAGTTGCCGAAATCTTTAGGTAGTTGTAGCAGTTTACAGTATCTGAGAGTTGAGAATAATGAGTTTTCTGGTAACATTCCTAATGGTTTATGGACATCTATGAACTTGTCAGCAATTATGTTAAGTGAGAACAAGTTCACTGGTGAGCTTCCTGAAAGATTGTCTCGGAAACTATCGACAGTCGCCGTTAGTTACAATCGGTTTTCTGGTAGAATTCCGGATGGAGTGTCGTCTTGGAAGAATGTTGTGAAGTTCAATGCTAGTCACAACTTTTTCAATGGAAGTATACCATTGAATTTAACATCTCTTCCTCAGTTAACGACACTTCTACTTGATCACAACCAGTTCACCGGTTCGCTTCCATCAGATATAATTTCATGGAAGTCCTTAGTAACACTAAATTTGAGCAATAATCAATTGTCTGGAGATATACCCGATGCAATTTGTCAGTTACCTGCTCTTAACATATTGGACTTATCAGAAAACAAAATCTCTGGTCAAGTTCCACCTCAACTAGCTCCTCTGAGACTCACAAATCTTAATTTATCTTCAAATTATTTGACAGGAAGGATTCCGAGCGATTTCGAAAACCTTGTGTATGCCACAAGCTTTCTGAATAATTCGGGTCTATGTGTTGATACCTTGGTACTAAACCTTACTTTGTGTAATTCTAGTCCTAAAAGGAGAACAAGTGATTCATCAAAATCACTTACAATGATCATAATCCTTGTGATATTAGCTTCTTTAACCGCTCTCTTGTCGATACTCTTGATGGTGAGATTTTACAGAAAAAGAAAGCAAGATCTGAAAAGGTCATGGAAGCTTACTTCCTTTCAGAGGCTGAGTTTCACAAAATCAAACATTGTGTCGTCgatgaaagaaaataatatcattGGTAGTGGTGGATTTGGCGCTGTGTATCGTGTCGCTGTCGATGGTTTAGGCTATGTTGCAGTGAAAAAGATTTGGGGTAGCAGCAGAAAGTTAGAGCAGAAGCTTGTGGATTCATTTCTTGCAGAAGTTGAAATACTGAGCAATATTCGGCATAACAACATTGTGAAGTTGATGTGTTGTATCTCAAGTGATGATTCTCTACTACTTGTATATGAGTATATGGAAAATCAAAGCCTCGATAGGTGGCTGCACAAGAAAAGTCAGCTGCTATCATCCACTGTGTCGGGTACAGTCCATCATAACAACATCATCGATTGGCCGAAGAGATTGCATATAGCCATTGGAGCTGCACAAGGTTTGTGCTACATGCACAACGATTGCTCTCCACCTATTGTTCATCGAGACGTGAAAACAAGTAACATTCTTTTGGATTCTCAATTCAATGCAAAAGTTGCGGATTTCGGTCTGGCCAAGATATTGATCAAGCCGGAAGAACTTGCCACCATGTCAGCTGTGGCTGGAACATTTGGCTATATTGCTCCAG AATATGCTCAAACGATACGAGTCAATGAGAAGATAGACGTTTATAGCTTTGGAGTAGTCTTACTGGAACTGACAACCGGAAAAGAAGCTAATCATGGAGATGAATACTCGTCTCTTGCAGAATGGGCGTGGCGCCACATTCAAATAGGAAGCAATATAGAAGATCTTTTGGACGATGATGCCGCGGAACCGAGTAACTTGGAGGAAATGTGCAGCATCTTCAAACTTGGAGTTATGTGCACTTCAACACTGCCAGCTAGCAGACCATCAATGAAGGAAGTCTTGAAGATATTGGTCAACTGCAAAGATCCACACGCCAACGTGGAGAAGGTCGTCAGTATCTATGATGCTGTTCCACTTCTTAAGAATTTGAAATGGGAAAAGCAGGTGGAATATTCAGCATGA